One region of Lebetimonas natsushimae genomic DNA includes:
- a CDS encoding saccharopine dehydrogenase family protein, whose protein sequence is MSNLLIIGAGGVGRVATFKAAMNDYVFKNIVLASRTKSKCDAIAKDIKEKLGVNVKTAEIDAMDVDATAKLIKDTNSDIVLNVALPYQDLAIMDACLKAGAHYVDTANYEHPDEAKFEYKLQWAKDSEFREKNLMALLGSGFDPGVTNVFTAFAAQELLDEIETLDILDCNAGDHGYPFATNFNPEINIREITQKGKYYENGEWKEIEPMSVSFKWNYPKVGEYPSYLLYHEELESLTKNFPSIKRARFFMTFSDKYLWHLRALQNVGMTNIEPIEVCKGCKISPMEFLKKVLPDPASLGPRTKGQTHIGVVVTGYKDGKKKRYYIYNICDHQCAFREVGAQCVSYTTGVPAMIGAKMIATKTWFSAGVKNMEEFQARPFMYELNKNGLPWFIEELPTEGLPIDEI, encoded by the coding sequence ATGAGCAATTTGTTAATAATCGGAGCCGGAGGAGTCGGAAGGGTTGCAACTTTTAAAGCGGCAATGAATGATTATGTGTTTAAAAACATCGTATTGGCAAGCAGAACAAAAAGCAAATGCGACGCTATTGCAAAAGATATTAAAGAAAAACTGGGAGTAAATGTAAAAACGGCTGAAATTGATGCAATGGATGTTGATGCAACAGCAAAATTAATTAAAGATACAAACAGTGATATTGTTTTAAATGTTGCGCTTCCTTATCAGGATTTGGCAATAATGGATGCATGTCTGAAAGCCGGGGCTCATTATGTAGACACTGCAAATTACGAACACCCGGATGAGGCCAAATTCGAATACAAACTTCAATGGGCAAAAGATAGCGAATTTAGGGAAAAAAATTTAATGGCACTTCTTGGCAGCGGATTTGACCCGGGAGTTACAAATGTATTTACAGCATTTGCAGCACAGGAACTGCTTGATGAAATTGAAACTCTTGATATCCTTGACTGTAACGCAGGAGACCACGGATATCCTTTTGCCACAAATTTTAACCCGGAAATCAATATCCGTGAAATTACTCAAAAAGGAAAATATTACGAAAACGGGGAATGGAAAGAAATTGAACCAATGAGTGTTAGTTTTAAATGGAACTATCCAAAAGTCGGGGAATATCCAAGCTATTTGCTTTACCACGAAGAGCTTGAAAGTCTTACCAAAAATTTTCCGTCAATCAAAAGAGCTAGATTTTTTATGACTTTTTCAGACAAATACCTATGGCATTTAAGAGCTTTGCAAAATGTCGGGATGACAAACATTGAGCCAATTGAAGTATGTAAAGGATGTAAAATTTCCCCAATGGAATTTCTAAAAAAAGTGTTGCCGGATCCTGCAAGCCTGGGGCCTAGAACAAAAGGACAAACCCATATAGGAGTGGTGGTAACAGGATATAAAGACGGCAAAAAGAAAAGATACTACATTTACAATATCTGCGACCATCAATGTGCATTCAGAGAAGTCGGGGCCCAGTGCGTTAGCTATACAACAGGGGTTCCTGCAATGATTGGAGCTAAAATGATAGCCACTAAAACATGGTTTAGTGCTGGAGTTAAAAATATGGAGGAATTTCAAGCAAGGCCATTTATGTATGAACTAAATAAAAACGGCCTTCCTTGGTTTATTGAAGAACTCCCAACCGAAGGATTGCCAATTGACGAAATATAA
- a CDS encoding saccharopine dehydrogenase family protein, whose amino-acid sequence MANLLIIGAGGVGRVAAFKAAKNKDTFENIVIASRTKSKCDAIAKDIKEKLNIDIKTYALDANKKENVINLIKKENIDIVCHVALPYQNLPIMHACIETGAAYLDTALAETEDNPDTYYDLQWALDGDFKKAHTMALLGCGFDPGVTSVMVKYAADYLFDEIEEVEIYDCNFGSHGRAFATNFDPEINLRELNLPGKYWENGEWKTTKPFEIQTKHTYPECGEATSILIWHEELESIVKHFPNLKKAKFYMCFSDQYLYHFNALKNVGMFSIEPIEICEGCSISPLQFLAKVLPDPQELVKNYKGKTNIGVVVRGKKDGIDKEYYIYNICDHEKAIAETGAHCVSYTTGVPAIIGCKLMAKKIWWAEGVKNVEEFDAKPFFEEMEKQGLPIKIKEIK is encoded by the coding sequence ATGGCAAATCTTTTAATTATAGGAGCTGGTGGAGTCGGAAGGGTTGCGGCATTTAAAGCGGCTAAAAATAAAGATACTTTTGAAAATATTGTAATAGCCAGCCGCACAAAAAGTAAATGTGACGCAATTGCAAAAGACATTAAAGAAAAATTGAACATTGATATTAAAACTTATGCTCTTGATGCAAACAAAAAAGAAAATGTTATAAATTTAATTAAAAAAGAAAATATTGATATAGTCTGCCATGTGGCACTTCCTTATCAAAATTTGCCAATTATGCACGCCTGTATTGAAACAGGAGCTGCTTATCTTGATACAGCTCTTGCGGAAACAGAAGACAATCCAGATACTTATTACGATTTGCAGTGGGCACTTGACGGGGACTTTAAAAAAGCTCACACCATGGCGCTTCTTGGATGCGGATTTGACCCGGGTGTAACTTCTGTGATGGTAAAATATGCGGCTGATTATCTGTTTGATGAAATAGAAGAAGTTGAAATTTATGACTGTAATTTCGGCTCTCACGGAAGAGCGTTTGCCACAAATTTTGACCCGGAAATCAATTTGAGGGAACTTAATCTTCCAGGAAAATACTGGGAAAACGGGGAGTGGAAAACAACTAAGCCTTTTGAAATCCAGACTAAACACACTTACCCTGAATGCGGGGAAGCCACCAGTATTTTGATCTGGCACGAAGAGCTTGAAAGCATTGTAAAACATTTTCCAAATCTAAAAAAAGCAAAATTTTATATGTGCTTTAGCGACCAGTACCTTTACCATTTCAATGCGCTTAAAAATGTGGGAATGTTCAGTATAGAACCTATTGAGATATGCGAAGGCTGCAGTATTTCCCCACTCCAATTTCTTGCAAAAGTTTTACCGGACCCACAGGAGCTTGTTAAAAACTATAAAGGCAAAACAAATATCGGAGTAGTTGTAAGAGGTAAAAAAGATGGAATTGACAAAGAATACTACATTTACAATATCTGTGACCATGAAAAAGCAATTGCTGAAACTGGAGCCCACTGCGTAAGCTATACAACAGGGGTTCCTGCCATTATCGGATGCAAATTAATGGCTAAAAAAATCTGGTGGGCTGAAGGTGTCAAAAATGTGGAAGAATTTGATGCCAAACCTTTCTTTGAAGAGATGGAAAAACAGGGATTACCTATCAAAATCAAGGAGATAAAATGA
- a CDS encoding carbon-nitrogen hydrolase: protein MKISLIQQSYKGNKKDTVANSVEMIKKSNGELVILPELHQSEYFCKGEDTKYFDLAESFNEDVKFWAEISKKENRVLVTSLFEKVMDGIYYNTAVVFDRGKIAGIYRKTHIPDDPGFYEKFYFTPGDSIEPIDTSIGKLGVLVCWDQWYPEPARIMALKGAEILIYPTAIGYLMCPENRVDELCEKENTQEEKEKMKNAWISVQRGHSVANGVYVAAVNRVGKEKDPSGVLGGIEFWGNSFVFGPQGEEIVKGGINEEIIEADIDLKAAKEIRKIWPFFRDRRIELYGCLNKRYC, encoded by the coding sequence ATGAAAATTTCTTTAATTCAGCAGTCATATAAGGGAAATAAAAAAGATACTGTTGCCAATAGTGTTGAAATGATTAAAAAATCAAATGGGGAACTTGTAATACTGCCTGAATTACATCAAAGCGAATATTTTTGCAAGGGTGAGGATACAAAATATTTTGATCTGGCTGAAAGTTTTAATGAAGATGTGAAATTCTGGGCTGAAATCAGTAAAAAAGAAAACAGGGTGTTAGTTACAAGTCTGTTTGAGAAAGTAATGGACGGAATTTATTATAACACTGCAGTTGTATTTGACAGGGGAAAAATTGCAGGAATTTACAGAAAAACACATATTCCCGATGACCCCGGTTTTTATGAAAAATTTTATTTTACGCCGGGCGATTCAATAGAACCTATTGATACAAGTATCGGAAAACTCGGGGTTTTGGTTTGCTGGGATCAGTGGTATCCTGAACCTGCCAGAATTATGGCACTAAAAGGTGCGGAAATTTTAATTTATCCGACTGCGATTGGATATCTGATGTGTCCGGAAAACAGGGTTGATGAACTTTGTGAAAAAGAAAATACACAAGAGGAAAAAGAAAAAATGAAAAATGCATGGATAAGCGTGCAAAGAGGGCATTCTGTTGCAAACGGGGTTTATGTGGCGGCGGTTAACAGAGTAGGAAAAGAAAAAGACCCATCCGGAGTGCTTGGAGGGATTGAATTTTGGGGGAATAGTTTTGTATTCGGGCCTCAGGGAGAGGAAATTGTAAAAGGTGGTATTAATGAAGAAATCATTGAAGCCGATATTGATTTAAAGGCGGCAAAAGAAATCAGAAAAATATGGCCGTTTTTCAGGGACAGAAGAATAGAACTTTATGGATGTTTAAATAAAAGGTATTGTTAG
- a CDS encoding diguanylate cyclase domain-containing protein — protein MRYLIIFLFGFLFAIDVYIPENAVYYANFFKDSEFKVKFYKNIDKIDLNNSLAVVPFGFIPEILKNNYRILAPLEREDEYIVSNVKLDRIKTVANPTFATKIFFSSLDNNIIFKKASIRDFFRKKIDAIVLNKPIKNYYEYDLKSFGLEFNRFYLIASNGFINKKSDMIEETVENIEESPLFKPNLVYKSFIVSSVYLNKKINFDELLYENYIDNHISRKVLKVIVTPNWPPFDFIEERELKGIGVDFWRLLAKKANLDYEFILESYWPNVLKQIKEGKADITINTSETKDRKEYAVFTKPYMKFPLALVCRKNVQENDIYKLKIGVGKDFTAEKLMKKHYPKINLTEKKNTIEALKNVENGKIDCVVDSLPVLIYLVNKNNILNVKLYKKLPIDFKLQIMIRKDLVYLRDKLNDAIDKISDEEKNTIVSKYIGLIDEEIVKHKKEKILNLLILIILIIVIVILIYKYFRIHKIANYDKLTKIYNRNILSKELKKLLNHRGSVIYFDIDHFKNINDTYGHEKGDFVLKELAKIIKNNIREDDFFGRWGGEEFLIILPYTSYFEAIIVAEKLRKIIESHDFDGIKVTSSFGVTYVKKDDNEETLLERVDRALYEAKNSGRNQVKGIL, from the coding sequence GTGCGGTATTTGATAATATTCTTATTTGGTTTTTTATTTGCAATAGATGTGTATATTCCCGAAAACGCCGTATATTATGCAAATTTTTTTAAAGATAGTGAATTTAAGGTTAAATTTTATAAAAATATAGATAAAATTGATTTGAATAATTCTTTAGCTGTTGTGCCTTTCGGTTTTATTCCGGAAATTTTGAAAAATAACTACAGAATATTGGCTCCTCTTGAGAGGGAAGATGAATATATTGTTTCAAATGTTAAATTAGACAGAATAAAAACAGTGGCTAATCCTACTTTTGCAACTAAAATATTTTTTTCTTCATTAGACAATAATATTATTTTTAAAAAAGCTTCCATTAGGGATTTTTTTAGAAAAAAAATTGATGCAATTGTTTTAAATAAGCCAATTAAAAATTATTATGAATATGATTTAAAATCTTTCGGGCTGGAATTTAATAGATTTTATTTAATTGCTTCTAACGGTTTTATAAATAAAAAATCCGATATGATTGAAGAAACTGTGGAAAATATTGAAGAAAGCCCGTTATTTAAGCCTAATTTAGTCTATAAAAGTTTTATTGTTTCGTCTGTATATTTGAATAAAAAGATAAATTTTGACGAACTGCTTTATGAAAATTATATCGACAATCATATTTCAAGAAAAGTGTTAAAAGTCATTGTAACTCCGAACTGGCCTCCGTTTGATTTTATAGAAGAGAGGGAATTAAAGGGGATAGGAGTCGATTTTTGGAGACTTTTGGCAAAAAAAGCCAATTTGGATTATGAATTTATCCTGGAATCGTATTGGCCTAATGTTTTAAAACAGATCAAAGAAGGAAAAGCTGATATAACCATAAATACGAGTGAAACAAAAGACAGAAAAGAGTATGCGGTTTTCACAAAACCTTATATGAAATTTCCTCTTGCCCTTGTATGTAGGAAAAATGTACAAGAAAATGATATTTATAAATTAAAAATAGGTGTTGGTAAAGATTTTACAGCTGAAAAATTAATGAAAAAACATTATCCTAAAATAAATTTAACTGAGAAAAAAAATACAATTGAGGCTTTAAAAAATGTAGAAAACGGAAAAATAGACTGTGTTGTTGACAGTTTGCCTGTTTTGATTTATTTGGTTAATAAAAACAATATTTTAAATGTCAAATTATATAAAAAATTGCCAATTGATTTTAAATTACAGATTATGATAAGAAAGGATTTAGTTTATTTAAGAGACAAATTAAATGATGCTATTGATAAAATTAGTGATGAAGAAAAAAATACTATTGTCAGTAAATATATCGGTTTAATCGATGAAGAAATAGTTAAGCATAAAAAAGAAAAAATTTTAAATTTATTAATTTTAATTATTCTGATTATTGTAATAGTGATTTTAATTTATAAATATTTCAGGATTCATAAAATAGCAAATTATGATAAATTAACGAAAATTTATAATAGGAATATTTTAAGCAAGGAATTAAAAAAACTGTTAAACCACAGGGGCAGTGTTATTTATTTTGATATCGACCATTTTAAAAATATTAACGATACATACGGACATGAAAAAGGGGATTTTGTTTTAAAAGAATTGGCAAAAATCATTAAAAACAATATAAGAGAAGATGATTTTTTTGGTAGATGGGGAGGAGAAGAGTTTTTAATTATACTTCCTTATACAAGTTATTTTGAAGCTATAATAGTTGCGGAAAAATTAAGAAAAATTATTGAAAGTCATGATTTTGACGGAATAAAGGTAACAAGCAGTTTCGGTGTTACTTATGTAAAAAAAGACGATAATGAAGAAACTCTTTTAGAAAGGGTTGACAGGGCGTTATATGAAGCAAAAAACAGCGGAAGAAATCAGGTAAAAGGAATATTATGA
- the rpe gene encoding ribulose-phosphate 3-epimerase: MKVAPSILSADFGKLSDEVKAVCIAGADYIHCDIMDGHFVPNMTMGPMVIEAVKKASGVPLDIHFMVENIPFFIDMYKHLKPEFISFHIEAEKHINRVIQKIRNEGIRPSVVLNPATPPSLLEYIIEDVDMVLVMSVNPGFGGQKFIPSALRKISEIREMAEKRNPSLLIEVDGGVNDKNAQALLEAGADILVAGSYVFKSGDYKKAIESLRV, from the coding sequence ATGAAAGTAGCTCCAAGTATTTTAAGTGCAGATTTTGGAAAACTCTCTGATGAGGTAAAAGCTGTTTGTATTGCAGGGGCGGATTATATCCACTGTGATATAATGGATGGTCATTTCGTTCCGAATATGACAATGGGGCCTATGGTAATCGAGGCGGTAAAGAAAGCTTCAGGTGTGCCTCTTGACATTCATTTTATGGTGGAAAATATACCTTTTTTTATTGATATGTATAAACATTTAAAACCCGAATTTATAAGTTTTCATATAGAAGCTGAAAAACATATCAATAGGGTTATTCAGAAAATAAGAAATGAGGGAATCAGGCCTTCGGTTGTTTTAAATCCGGCAACCCCTCCTAGTTTGCTTGAATACATAATAGAAGATGTGGATATGGTTTTGGTTATGAGCGTAAATCCAGGATTTGGTGGTCAAAAATTTATACCTTCTGCCCTTAGAAAAATATCAGAAATAAGGGAAATGGCCGAGAAGAGAAACCCGTCTCTTTTAATAGAGGTTGACGGCGGGGTAAATGACAAAAATGCACAAGCCCTGCTTGAAGCAGGGGCTGATATTTTAGTTGCAGGAAGTTATGTGTTTAAAAGCGGTGATTATAAAAAAGCAATTGAGAGTTTAAGGGTTTAA
- a CDS encoding phosphoribosylanthranilate isomerase, with product MRVKICGITNYEDAKISCDAGVDALGFVTYDKSPRFIKAEEIKKIIKKLPPFVVKAVLFVNTAPEYVNEVMAYTKADIAQIHFDANKEFFKKLNCKYLKVIRAKEKKDIEKFSDEYRIVDAYVPEYGGSGKRVALEWFEGRDNSKIILAGGLTPENVFEAGHYGFYGVDVSSGVESVPGKKDKKKVRRFVEMAKYGIRCG from the coding sequence ATGAGGGTAAAAATCTGCGGTATAACAAATTATGAAGATGCAAAAATTTCCTGTGATGCAGGGGTCGATGCCCTCGGGTTTGTAACTTATGATAAATCTCCAAGGTTTATAAAAGCGGAGGAAATTAAAAAAATTATAAAAAAGCTTCCCCCATTTGTTGTTAAAGCGGTTTTATTTGTAAATACCGCGCCTGAATATGTAAATGAAGTGATGGCATATACGAAAGCGGATATTGCACAGATTCATTTTGATGCCAATAAGGAATTTTTTAAAAAATTAAACTGTAAATATTTAAAAGTAATTCGTGCAAAAGAAAAAAAAGATATTGAAAAATTTAGCGATGAATATAGAATTGTAGATGCTTATGTCCCGGAATACGGGGGCAGCGGTAAGAGAGTGGCGCTTGAATGGTTTGAAGGAAGGGACAATTCCAAAATAATCCTAGCAGGCGGTCTTACTCCCGAAAATGTATTTGAAGCGGGACATTACGGGTTTTACGGTGTAGATGTAAGCAGCGGGGTTGAAAGTGTGCCAGGAAAAAAAGATAAGAAAAAAGTCAGAAGATTTGTAGAGATGGCTAAATATGGAATTAGATGCGGGTAA
- a CDS encoding NFACT RNA binding domain-containing protein, whose translation MKAFVLKKIAERLKNYKIIKKALRVDENLILMQFDNDRYYFDLTKGNSDIYINIDYPLIKKFKAPFDIVLEKKFTKARLIDAAAKERILTITAENNNNFKKETVKIRFEFTGRYTNAIILDEEDKIIESLRHISENLSSRVVKPGIKLEELPPKEIKEKEFEIEDLEKYTQTIFKEKYEKKLNEAKKVIINRLNKKIKELQNRLKKMPSEEELNEKSEIYKKYADIAMANLYQIKPFMKEIKTYDFEGNEITIPLPKLKNINEIGNYYYNLSKKAKRKAKNLHIEKKFLTSQIEFLKNYKKLVEKSTDLSTLKSYRPPKKEKKDDENIAKFFFDDYQILVGKNENGNIKLLKTSNANDIWMHIKNYPGAHVIIKNNKLNVPEKILKEAAKLAVAFSNKDEGVVDYTKRKFVKVQQKANVEYGKYSSIKVKI comes from the coding sequence ATGAAAGCGTTTGTTTTAAAAAAAATAGCTGAGAGGTTAAAAAATTATAAAATTATAAAAAAAGCCCTCAGAGTTGATGAAAATCTTATTTTAATGCAGTTTGACAATGACAGATATTATTTTGATTTGACAAAGGGAAACAGTGATATTTATATAAATATTGATTATCCTTTGATTAAAAAATTTAAAGCCCCTTTTGACATAGTGCTTGAGAAAAAATTTACAAAAGCAAGATTGATTGATGCAGCGGCGAAAGAAAGAATTTTAACTATAACAGCTGAAAATAACAATAATTTTAAAAAAGAGACAGTAAAAATAAGGTTTGAATTTACAGGCAGATATACAAATGCAATTATTTTGGATGAAGAAGACAAAATAATTGAATCCCTAAGACATATAAGTGAAAACCTATCAAGCAGGGTTGTGAAACCTGGGATTAAACTTGAGGAATTACCGCCAAAAGAAATTAAAGAAAAAGAATTTGAAATAGAAGATTTGGAAAAATATACCCAAACCATTTTTAAAGAAAAATATGAAAAAAAATTAAATGAAGCAAAAAAAGTAATAATCAATAGACTTAATAAAAAAATAAAAGAGCTTCAAAACAGATTAAAGAAAATGCCAAGCGAAGAAGAGCTGAACGAAAAAAGTGAAATTTATAAAAAATATGCGGACATTGCAATGGCAAACCTTTATCAGATAAAGCCTTTTATGAAAGAGATTAAAACATATGATTTTGAAGGAAATGAGATAACCATTCCACTGCCTAAACTTAAAAATATAAATGAAATAGGAAATTATTATTACAATCTTTCAAAAAAAGCCAAAAGAAAGGCCAAAAATTTGCATATTGAAAAAAAGTTTTTGACTTCCCAGATTGAATTTTTAAAAAATTATAAAAAACTTGTTGAAAAAAGCACGGATTTATCAACTCTAAAAAGTTACAGACCTCCTAAAAAAGAAAAAAAAGATGATGAAAATATTGCAAAATTCTTTTTTGACGATTATCAGATTTTAGTCGGTAAAAATGAAAATGGAAATATAAAACTTCTTAAAACTTCAAATGCAAATGATATATGGATGCATATTAAAAATTATCCGGGTGCACATGTGATTATTAAAAACAATAAATTAAACGTGCCTGAAAAGATTTTAAAAGAAGCGGCAAAACTAGCCGTTGCTTTTTCTAATAAAGATGAGGGAGTGGTCGATTATACTAAAAGAAAGTTTGTAAAAGTTCAGCAAAAAGCAAATGTAGAATATGGAAAGTATTCATCAATAAAGGTAAAAATATGA
- a CDS encoding phosphatidate cytidylyltransferase: MKERIITAMGILAVLLIVAVIDNYYLTGFLFAIICIIGFYEAARLFNVNLDEKIYGILGISLLFSFVNPFFAGVFGVILIASYVAYFQKEINLITPFIYPFVPLMLFYGLYFKYGMNTAIWLIVTVALTDSFAYFTGKNFARKFFKNGFCLTSPNKSWEGVIGGIIGGSIVGGIVGSFYYPFFIAFGISVVVSIVSIFGDLFESFLKRRAGVKDSGNILPGHGGILDRIDGYLFSAPVMLVMLGI; this comes from the coding sequence GTGAAAGAGAGAATTATAACAGCAATGGGAATTTTAGCAGTTTTATTGATAGTCGCGGTTATAGATAATTATTATCTTACGGGGTTTTTGTTTGCAATAATTTGTATAATTGGTTTTTATGAAGCTGCAAGATTATTTAATGTTAATTTGGATGAAAAAATTTACGGAATACTTGGTATATCTTTACTTTTTTCTTTTGTAAATCCGTTTTTTGCCGGTGTTTTCGGCGTTATTTTAATTGCTTCATATGTTGCATATTTTCAAAAAGAGATTAATTTAATAACTCCTTTTATTTATCCTTTTGTTCCTTTAATGCTATTTTACGGACTTTATTTCAAATACGGAATGAATACAGCTATTTGGCTTATAGTAACTGTTGCTCTGACAGATTCTTTTGCCTATTTTACAGGAAAAAATTTTGCAAGAAAATTTTTTAAAAACGGTTTTTGTCTGACTTCTCCAAATAAATCCTGGGAAGGGGTTATCGGCGGAATTATTGGAGGAAGTATTGTGGGTGGAATAGTGGGCAGCTTTTATTATCCTTTTTTTATAGCTTTTGGGATTTCCGTAGTTGTAAGTATAGTAAGTATTTTCGGTGATTTATTTGAAAGTTTTCTAAAAAGAAGGGCGGGGGTAAAAGACAGCGGAAATATACTTCCCGGTCATGGCGGAATATTGGATAGAATTGATGGTTATCTTTTTTCTGCACCGGTGATGCTTGTAATGTTAGGAATTTAA
- the dxr gene encoding 1-deoxy-D-xylulose-5-phosphate reductoisomerase: MILLGSTGSIGVNTLKIAKKFNLNIEVLVAGNNYKLLNQQIKDFNPKYVVVKDRETVKNVDFKNVLWGESSILEVLEKSESNLVVNALVGEAGLRPTLKAQELNKKIALANKESLVIAGKFIDISKITPIDSEHFGLWYLLNGQCKMGNGKLNNEKFKKLYITASGGALRDWEIDKIKEATLKDVLNHPNWSMGKKITIDSATMVNKLFELLEAKWLFNTNNIDAFIETKSVIHALVEWIDGSTTAHISATDMKLPIAFALLKKVDVEILKPINLVEVGSLKFRKIEIKRYPVWEIKETLLNNSDLGVVINTANEFAIEQFLKGKIGFLNISKIILEAVKKFENVKLNSVEDIFEIKNEVRKWCESNFI, from the coding sequence ATGATACTACTCGGTTCCACAGGAAGTATAGGTGTAAATACATTAAAAATTGCTAAAAAATTTAATTTAAATATTGAAGTTTTGGTTGCCGGTAATAATTATAAGCTTTTAAATCAGCAGATTAAAGATTTTAATCCTAAATATGTGGTTGTAAAAGACAGGGAAACAGTAAAAAATGTGGATTTTAAAAATGTGTTATGGGGAGAGAGTTCTATTTTAGAAGTTTTGGAAAAAAGTGAAAGTAATTTAGTGGTTAATGCACTTGTGGGAGAGGCTGGACTCAGACCTACCCTTAAAGCTCAGGAACTAAATAAAAAAATAGCCCTAGCAAATAAAGAATCCCTTGTAATTGCCGGAAAATTTATAGATATTTCCAAAATTACCCCAATAGACAGTGAACATTTCGGGCTTTGGTATCTGCTTAATGGACAATGTAAAATGGGAAATGGAAAATTAAATAATGAAAAATTTAAAAAATTATATATTACTGCAAGCGGTGGGGCTCTCAGGGACTGGGAAATAGATAAAATAAAAGAAGCCACTCTTAAAGACGTTTTAAATCATCCCAACTGGTCAATGGGTAAAAAAATAACAATTGATTCAGCCACTATGGTTAATAAATTATTTGAACTGCTTGAGGCTAAATGGCTTTTTAATACAAATAATATTGATGCATTTATAGAAACAAAATCGGTTATTCACGCTCTTGTTGAATGGATTGACGGAAGTACAACTGCTCATATATCCGCTACAGATATGAAACTTCCCATTGCTTTTGCCCTGCTTAAGAAAGTAGATGTAGAAATTTTAAAACCCATAAATTTGGTGGAAGTCGGAAGTTTGAAATTTAGAAAAATAGAAATCAAACGTTATCCGGTATGGGAAATAAAAGAAACCTTGTTAAATAATTCTGATTTGGGGGTAGTGATAAACACTGCAAATGAGTTTGCAATAGAGCAGTTTTTAAAAGGAAAAATTGGTTTTTTAAATATAAGCAAAATTATTTTAGAAGCTGTTAAAAAGTTTGAAAATGTAAAATTAAACAGTGTAGAAGATATTTTTGAAATAAAAAATGAAGTAAGGAAATGGTGTGAAAGTAATTTTATTTGA
- a CDS encoding HAD family hydrolase translates to MKVILFDLDGTLIDSTEAILEGFRVTFEKFNKPYPGDREIKKLIGLPLEIMFFKLGIDENVDQYVNTYKMHYRKISTQKTKLLPTSKEAVIEAKKFARLGIVTTKTARYSKELLEHFGLMDYFEVLIGREDVENPKPHPEPVLKAIYLMKANKQNAFMVGDTCLDVLSAKEAGVRAIGVRWEYDENLKKCTEIIKENVLEAVEFIKNF, encoded by the coding sequence GTGAAAGTAATTTTATTTGATTTGGACGGAACGCTTATTGATTCAACTGAGGCCATTTTAGAAGGATTCAGAGTAACATTTGAAAAATTTAATAAACCCTATCCAGGGGATAGGGAAATTAAAAAACTTATTGGACTTCCGCTTGAGATTATGTTTTTTAAACTTGGAATTGATGAAAATGTAGATCAATATGTAAACACCTATAAAATGCATTACAGAAAAATATCCACTCAGAAAACAAAACTTTTGCCAACTTCCAAAGAAGCGGTTATTGAGGCTAAAAAATTTGCAAGGCTTGGAATTGTAACGACTAAGACTGCCAGATATTCAAAAGAACTGCTTGAACATTTTGGATTAATGGATTATTTTGAAGTGTTAATCGGAAGAGAAGACGTAGAAAACCCAAAACCACACCCAGAACCTGTTTTAAAAGCCATTTATTTAATGAAAGCAAATAAACAAAATGCTTTTATGGTAGGAGATACCTGTCTTGATGTTTTAAGTGCAAAAGAAGCCGGTGTTAGGGCAATTGGAGTAAGATGGGAATATGATGAAAATTTAAAAAAATGTACCGAGATTATTAAAGAAAATGTTTTAGAAGCTGTGGAATTTATAAAAAATTTTTAA